The Stenotrophomonas maltophilia sequence CGACTGGCCGGCGCTGGAGCAGGCCGCACAGGCGCTGCTGGCCGCCTCGCCGGGTTCGCACGGCGCACGTGGCACGCTGGCGCGGATGTACATGGAAACCGGCCGCTTCAGCGAAGCACAGGCCTGCTATGCGCAGCTGGTGGAGCTGCTGGAAGAACCCAACGCCGCGCACTGGGACCACATGAGTGCCGCCAGCGCGGCGCGGGATTGGGACGCGGTGCGTCGCTCGGCGGCGGCGATCGGCATGGAGCTGTCCAGCCAGGACGGCGTGGTCGAAGAGCCGTGGGGCTGGGTGATCATCCGCAGCGAAGAGAATGGCGAGCCGATGGAGTACTACGCCCGGCGCAGTGGCCCGGTGACCGCGCGCATCGTCGAGAACGCACCGGCCAACCGTGCTCAGCAGGTCGGCGACTGGGTGGTGTTCGATGCCGCGCTGGTGCACCCGGCGCCGGAGGAGGAGGAGGCTCGCGAGCACTTCATTCCGACCTATGCGCAGGTACATGTGCTGGAACGCGGCGGCTTCGCGCGCAGTTGGCTGATCGATGGCGCGCACCCGGGCGAAGAGGCCTGGAATGCCTTTGTCGAAGCTGCCGAGGCGCAGGGCTGGCAGGTGTGGTCGCATAGTCGCGCGGACTACACCGTGACCGACCCTGGTGTGGAGGAGGGCACCCTGCCGGGCGTGCTGTTCACCGTTGCCCAGCCGCAGGATCATGCGCCGCTGGCGCTGCACCGCTTCCTGCAGCAGGAGACCGCAGCGTGGCCACATCCGCATTGCTGGCTGCGCCTGGCCGAGGCCTGTGACCAGGACCGGCAGCCGCACCTGGACGTGATCGAGCGCTACGGGTTGTAAGCCCGGTATCGGGTAGTGCCGGCCGCTGGCCGGCAACGCCATGAGATCCTGTGTTGCCGGCCAGCGGCCGGCACTACCTCAAGGAGAGAACCATGCGAAAGACAGGGATGTTCGTGATCGCCGGGCTGTTGCTGGCCGCCAGCGTGCAGGCCGCACCGGCCTGCCAGGAGCCCACTGCCATTGCCCGCGCCTTCTTCGAGGCGACCACCGGCAATGGCGATCTGCTGGAACCACCGCCGGCACTGGTCAGCCCGGACTTCGGCAAGGCACTGCGTGATGAGCGTGCCTGCCAGCAGCGCGAGGAAGGCATCTGCACGATCGATTCGGACCCGTGGCTGGATGCGCAGGACGGCGACATCGAAACCCCGGTGCGCTACAGCTGGAAAGAGGTCTCGGCCACCGCCGGCCAGGTCGAGATGCGCTATTCGGTCTGGAAGAAGGCCTACGTGACCCGGTTGCCGATGGTGCGCCAGGGCCAGGGTTGCTGGCAGGTCGATGACATCCTCACCAACAGCGGCCGTTCGGTGCGGAAGATCCTGGCCCAGCCGGTGCCCTGATCGCCTGCGGCATCCTCGCAGGGCGTGGTTCCACGCCATCTAGCGGCCGGCACTACCAGGGTGGGGGCCGACCGTTGGTCGGCACACCGCCTATCGCGTATGCCCGAACACCAGCTCGATCACGAACTGGCTGCCGAAGAACGCCAGCAGCAGCAACAGCATCGCCGCCAGCGTCCAGTGCACCGCCTTCATGCCACGCCAGCCGTAGCGGCGGCGGCCGATCAGCAGCACGCCGAACACGATCCACGACAGCACGCTCAGCACGGTCTTGTGCACCAGCTTCTGCGCCAGCAGGTCATCGACGAACAGCACGCCGGTGACCAGCGTCAGGGTGAGCAGCGCGAAGCCGACGGTGATCACCCGGAACAGCAGCGATTCCAGATCGGCCAGTGGCGGCAGTGCGCGCAGCCACGGGCGGAATTCACGACGGCGCAGGGCACGTTCCTGCAGCCACAGCATGATCGCCAGCAGCGCGGCGATGCTCAGCGTGGCGTAGGCCAGCAGGGCCAGCCAGGCGTGGCTGGCCAAGCGCCAGCCCAGCACCTTGCTTGGTTCGTGGCCGTAGCCGTGGTAGGCCAGCAGCAGTACGGCAGCCAGCGGGAACACCACCACGCCCAGCGCCGACATCCGCCCGCGCGCGCCGACCAGCGAGGTCAGCCAGGCCATGCCCAGGCCGACCAGCGACAGCGCGGCGAAGAAGTGCATGTCCGGCCCGCCGTTGGTGCGCATCGCCACCATCACGTGGTAGCCGCCGTGCAGCAGCATCGCCGGCAGGGCGGGCCACAGCCAGGCGGGGGAGCCGGTGCTTTCATCGCGGCCAAGCGCACGCACCAGCAGGGCGCTGGCGGCCAGGTAGAGCAGGGCGGCGATGAGAACGATTAACATCGTTGCAGTTTCGCATACCCCTGCGATGGTGGCGACGGCCCCGTGGTCGCAGTCCGGGGAGGGGAGCGGACCCGTTATACTGTCTGCCTTATTGTCCCCCGCTTTCAGACAGGTTGCGCCGCATGTTCGAGTCCCTGACCCAGCGCCTTTCCGGCACCATCGAGCGCCTGCGTGGCCGTGGCCGCCTGACCGAGGAGAACATCCGCGAGGCGACCCGTGAGGTCCGCATCGCGCTGCTCGAAGCCGACGTCGCGCTGCCGGTGGTTCAGGCCCTGATCGAGCGCATCAAGGTGCGCGCGGTCGGCCAGGAAGTGCTGAAGTCGCTGACCCCGGGCCAGGCCCTGATCAAGGTCGTGCGCGACGAGCTGACCGCGGTGATGGGCGCCGAAGCCAGCGACCTGAACCTCAATGTGCCCGCGCCGGCCATCATCCTGATGGCGGGCCTGCAGGGCGCCGGCAAGACCACCACGGTGGGCAAGCTGGCCAAGCACCTGAAGGAAAAGCGCAAGAAGAAGGTGATGGTGGTCTCGGCCGACGTCTACCGTCCGGCTGCGATCGAGCAGCTGAAGACCCTGGCCGAGCAGGTCGGCGTGCTGTTCT is a genomic window containing:
- a CDS encoding cytochrome C assembly family protein; the encoded protein is MLIVLIAALLYLAASALLVRALGRDESTGSPAWLWPALPAMLLHGGYHVMVAMRTNGGPDMHFFAALSLVGLGMAWLTSLVGARGRMSALGVVVFPLAAVLLLAYHGYGHEPSKVLGWRLASHAWLALLAYATLSIAALLAIMLWLQERALRRREFRPWLRALPPLADLESLLFRVITVGFALLTLTLVTGVLFVDDLLAQKLVHKTVLSVLSWIVFGVLLIGRRRYGWRGMKAVHWTLAAMLLLLLAFFGSQFVIELVFGHTR